A single Verrucomicrobiia bacterium DNA region contains:
- a CDS encoding carboxymuconolactone decarboxylase family protein: MYNKQNLAKLKKMDGLAPEVMKAFWAFDKAAVAEGAIPVKYKELIAVAVALTTQCPYCIDIHSGNARKAGAAEAEIVEAAMVAASLRAGAAVTHATHALAH, translated from the coding sequence ATGTATAACAAACAAAACCTGGCCAAGCTGAAGAAGATGGACGGCCTCGCGCCGGAAGTGATGAAGGCGTTTTGGGCTTTTGACAAGGCGGCCGTCGCCGAAGGAGCGATTCCGGTAAAGTACAAAGAGTTGATCGCGGTCGCTGTTGCACTTACGACTCAATGCCCGTATTGCATCGATATCCACAGCGGTAACGCGCGCAAGGCAGGTGCTGCTGAGGCAGAGATTGTCGAGGCCGCGATGGTCGCCGCCTCACTGCGAGCCGGAGCGGCGGTCACACACGCAACGCACGCGCTGGCCCATTAA
- a CDS encoding glycosyl hydrolase family 79 C-terminal domain-containing protein, with product MTLQADISKPGRVVPPDFCGLSYELKLVLTNATTGGHYFRPDNKPLVNAFHTLGIKHLRVGGNTAERSTVPIPDRADIDSLFAFAKAADIKVIYTVRMESNSPPAAAAIAKYVMDNYKPYVSCLTVGNEPDKPWKYPAYLEEWKKFTAIILSPEYAPDAKFCGPSTTPQGVEWSKSFANDMGGWDHLAYVTQHDYPRKNGEVVTNAVLAADGRQRLLSPDMYQVYQKFHDVFAPAVKAKGIGYRLEEANSYSRGGAVGVSDTFTASLWIVDYLYWWASHDALGINFHTGEKVMRGLPGPERPNVYTAFTSSPNGLTVLPTGYGMKLFNLGSQGRLVPISVSSNADNLNLAAYATLAPDKTLCITVLNKEYGATGRAAKLTIDAGMPSVPAEVIFLSAPQGDITTITGITVGNAPIKEDGSWDGKWSQLLAAAKDGSITVTVPAASAAVIKLQGK from the coding sequence GTGACGCTGCAGGCCGACATCAGCAAGCCCGGGAGAGTCGTGCCTCCCGATTTCTGCGGGCTAAGTTACGAACTCAAGCTCGTGCTCACCAACGCCACCACGGGCGGGCATTATTTCCGTCCGGACAACAAACCGCTGGTCAACGCCTTTCACACATTGGGGATAAAACATCTGCGCGTCGGCGGCAACACGGCCGAAAGGTCGACCGTTCCCATCCCGGACCGGGCGGATATTGACAGCCTGTTCGCTTTTGCCAAAGCCGCCGACATCAAAGTCATCTACACCGTGCGAATGGAGAGCAACTCGCCGCCCGCTGCGGCCGCAATCGCAAAATACGTCATGGACAATTATAAACCGTATGTCTCCTGCCTGACGGTCGGCAACGAGCCCGACAAGCCGTGGAAATATCCGGCGTATCTGGAAGAGTGGAAAAAGTTCACCGCCATCATCCTGTCGCCGGAGTATGCGCCAGACGCAAAATTCTGCGGGCCCAGCACCACACCGCAAGGGGTTGAATGGTCCAAGTCCTTTGCCAACGACATGGGCGGCTGGGACCATCTGGCGTACGTGACCCAGCATGATTATCCACGAAAAAATGGTGAGGTAGTGACCAATGCAGTGTTGGCAGCCGATGGGCGTCAGCGCCTGTTATCGCCAGACATGTACCAGGTATATCAGAAGTTTCACGACGTATTTGCGCCCGCCGTCAAAGCCAAAGGCATTGGGTATCGTCTCGAAGAAGCCAACAGTTACAGCCGCGGCGGCGCCGTCGGCGTGAGTGACACCTTTACCGCATCGCTATGGATCGTTGACTACTTGTATTGGTGGGCTTCCCACGATGCGCTGGGAATTAATTTTCACACCGGCGAGAAAGTCATGCGGGGGTTGCCCGGACCGGAACGACCGAATGTCTATACGGCATTCACATCATCACCGAACGGACTTACGGTTCTGCCAACCGGGTATGGAATGAAGCTGTTCAATCTGGGCAGCCAGGGCCGATTGGTCCCCATCAGCGTTTCTTCCAACGCCGACAACCTCAATCTGGCGGCTTACGCTACGCTGGCTCCCGACAAGACGCTTTGCATCACGGTCCTCAACAAGGAATACGGCGCAACGGGACGCGCGGCAAAACTGACCATCGATGCGGGTATGCCCTCGGTACCGGCGGAAGTGATTTTCCTGTCAGCTCCTCAAGGCGATATCACAACGATTACTGGAATCACGGTCGGCAATGCGCCAATCAAGGAAGACGGCAGTTGGGATGGAAAATGGTCGCAATTGCTAGCCGCTGCCAAAGACGGCTCGATCACCGTGACGGTGCCAGCCGCTTCCGCAGCCGTTATCAAGCTCCAAGGAAAGTAA